ACAGTGGCCATTAAATTAACTCCTGAACCGACAGGTTGATTGCCGCCGTACAATTTTGTACGTTTGATCTGTCAAACGCGGTAAGTTTCATTTCTCGAGTGTCTCTGCGACAGGTTCCGAGGTCAGTTCCCTGAACGCGGCAAACAGATACCGGAGCCCCATAGAAGCAATGGCAATGCTGATAACGATCCACGAAAGATATGCCGGTAGGTTGATGGTCTGCATCGTTCGCCCGTATCGCATCAATCGCATTGTCCAATCTGCCGAATAATATGCCAAGTAGATATAAAATACCCCGGCGATCAAAAATGTAAGACTTCTCAAGAGCCGCGCCGATTTGTTACCCAGAACCGAATATAGTGCATCCATGATCATGTGATCTTTATGCCTGACGGCGATGCTGCTACCGATCAGCGTGGTTGTAATCAACATTATACGCCCGAGTTCATCAATCCATTTAAGCCCTTGCATCCCAAGGTTTCGCAATACGATTTCATAAAGGATAATGACGCCTACACCCAATGTGAAAACTGTTATGAGGAAACGCTCCATATTTTCGACAGAATCGAAAAACAAGCGAATTTTTGATCCAATAGTCTGCCTACTCATATCTTTCGCCTATACAGTTTATGTTTTTTCTGGGCTTTTTGCCGGTGTAAATATCTTAGTCAATCGCTCAATCGACAACACATTGCTCAGCAATAACAGACATGTCTTCGACATTCTCAAGGTTGTGAACGCCCTCAATAATGCTCTCAATCCGCTTTTTATTCATGTAAGGCGAGCAACAATGACGGAAATGATCTGCTTCTTCCTGCCAAGTAAGATTGTTTTTGGGGTGACCTTTTGGGTAGCGCATTTCGTCGCAAATCTTTTTCCCGTCTTCAAGCGTAATTTCCATATTCACCAAGGGAAACTCACCTTGCATGAATTCATCAAAGTTATCCTGCGGGGTTCGCGTTTCACCGAAATACTCAAACTTGTCGGTAAATGAAATGAGTTCCTTATTGTCGCGCATTTCATCAGTGAACCAATGAGCGCCGGGATTGGGATCCATCAAGAATGCTGTAAGGCAATAGGGAATGCTAAACTGGGCATCAAGCGACCCGCGTGCTGTTTCGGCGTAATTCTCCGCAATAAACGGTACATGCGGGCTAACTCGGATCTTAGCTATCTCTGCTTTCGTAAATCCGTGCTCCTTAATCATCCGGTCCAGCAGCTCAAGCGGAGTCTGCACCCACATATTCGCAGGCCAATGTTTGAGATAGGTCTCAAGAATAAGCCACTTTTTTCCGAAGTCCCTGTCATGCCACGACCAATCCACCTGGTCCGAAACCATGTTCCAGAAGCCATCCGCTCCGTCAAGCGCTCCGCGGCAGGCATCAAATCCGGCAACAGTCAAATCAGCAGCCACAATCCCGTTGCGAGCACAAAAACCGTGTGCAAAGTGGTATATATCGGACTTTGCCTGACCTTCGGCGTGTTTGTTCGTCGGAACGATGACGTTGTAAAGAGATGCACCCATTAGCTGATCAAACTGGTCTGGCGAAAAACCCATTAGCTTTCCGGCGGCGAGCGAAGCTGCGAATATCTGCCAACTGACAAGACCCCATCCCTTGGAGGCCTTGATATGGGTCGATGAGGGCTGGGCCGCCATGGCAATGCGCTGATAGCCCTCATAGGCGGCAACAACTGCTGTTGCATAGTCTTTTCCCGATTTCCGCTGGGCTTCACCCAACGCCATCGCAACCGGAATTGCGCCAGCAGAAGGATGACCGGTCCAACTGCAATCTTCCCAATCCATGATATCTGAGAGCGTACCATTGGCAAAAGCTGCTTCCTGTGCCGGAACCTTTTCACCGTTGCTCCCCCAAATGGTAGAGTCTCCTACTCCCCCTCGCTTTTGGACCATCTCGATTGTTTTACGAGTCTGGTCTACTGGCGAAGCCGCAATCGACGCAGCGATCGTATGTAGTGTAATCAGCTTTACCTGTTCGATCGCTGTGCTGGGAATGTTCTCATA
This window of the Rhodobacteraceae bacterium LMO-JJ12 genome carries:
- a CDS encoding TRAP transporter small permease, yielding MSRQTIGSKIRLFFDSVENMERFLITVFTLGVGVIILYEIVLRNLGMQGLKWIDELGRIMLITTTLIGSSIAVRHKDHMIMDALYSVLGNKSARLLRSLTFLIAGVFYIYLAYYSADWTMRLMRYGRTMQTINLPAYLSWIVISIAIASMGLRYLFAAFRELTSEPVAETLEK
- a CDS encoding MmgE/PrpD family protein; this encodes MTATTHSRVLADRLAALSYENIPSTAIEQVKLITLHTIAASIAASPVDQTRKTIEMVQKRGGVGDSTIWGSNGEKVPAQEAAFANGTLSDIMDWEDCSWTGHPSAGAIPVAMALGEAQRKSGKDYATAVVAAYEGYQRIAMAAQPSSTHIKASKGWGLVSWQIFAASLAAGKLMGFSPDQFDQLMGASLYNVIVPTNKHAEGQAKSDIYHFAHGFCARNGIVAADLTVAGFDACRGALDGADGFWNMVSDQVDWSWHDRDFGKKWLILETYLKHWPANMWVQTPLELLDRMIKEHGFTKAEIAKIRVSPHVPFIAENYAETARGSLDAQFSIPYCLTAFLMDPNPGAHWFTDEMRDNKELISFTDKFEYFGETRTPQDNFDEFMQGEFPLVNMEITLEDGKKICDEMRYPKGHPKNNLTWQEEADHFRHCCSPYMNKKRIESIIEGVHNLENVEDMSVIAEQCVVD